A single region of the Brassica rapa cultivar Chiifu-401-42 chromosome A03, CAAS_Brap_v3.01, whole genome shotgun sequence genome encodes:
- the LOC103857791 gene encoding sporulation-specific protein 15 isoform X3 — MDDEKKKKRNKKKKNKQNNSKRADGDAIPTEDGNHNGDADIALINQVPDSIELEPSSQQIIINQADEPGVVDYTSPNSEAVLEETIKQLRDEIGSHLQKEAVFEETVRRLETENESHIQKEALLEERLEHLRTESEAHIQKQALLEERLEHLRTENEPHIEKEVQLEKMVADLRTQNEAHIEKEGLLEERLEHLKTENEAHIQSEVSEEIAFTRIHIFAIFLRYLQAEDFLQALLEERLLHLRTENEAYIQKQAQLEERLLHLRTENETLKQNEEKLEERHVQYKTKNDVLVHEMSSTEVKMRELLDERSTFSQKEASLEKKLQQLQHDEESSTAAAEKSSIEMISSLNNEIGTLRAQVMKLEESRSNLQEQNNSLVETVSSLQVQRENHDNNVKGASEEELNSQIEAACTLVEKLITENAELVEKVNELCIQLNQSQRAFASPPESLAIEVQKSDALEEIPIHDEMIRIDDSGDIETALLERNLSEETVPVSVNPNGEIDVESQVAVAGEAEEVSGGVPLVDAPLIGAPFRLVSFVARYVSGADLAEKKQFL; from the exons ATGgatgatgagaagaagaagaagagaaacaagaagaagaagaacaagcaGAACAATAGCAAACGTGCAGACGGTGACGCTATACCTACCGAGGATGGGAATCATAACGGAGACGCTGACATTGCTCTAATCAACCAAGTCCCTGATTCCATTGAGTTGGAACCATCATCTCAACAGATCATCATCAAT CAGGCAGATGAACCTGGTGTTGTTGACTACACGTCTCCAAATAGCGAG GCGGTTCTGGAAGAAACAATCAAACAGTTACGTGATGAGATTGGGTCCCACCTTCAGAAAGAG GCTGTTTTTGAAGAAACTGTTAGACGCTTGGAAACTGAGAATGAATCTCACATACAGAAAGAG GCACTGTTGGAAGAAAGGCTTGAGCATTTAAGAACAGAAAGTGAAGCTCATATACAGAAGCAG GCACTGTTAGAAGAAAGGCTTGAGCATCTGAGAACAGAAAATGAACCTCACATAGAAAAAGAG GTACAGTTAGAAAAAATGGTTGCGGATTTGAGAACGCAAAATGAAGCTCACATAGAGAAAGAG GGACTGTTAGAAGAGAGGCTTGAGCATTTGAAAACAGAAAATGAAGCTCACATTCAAAGTGAGGTTAGTGAAGAAATAGCATTTACCCGTATTCACATCTTTGCTATTTTCCTTCGCTATCTGCAAGCTGAAGATTTTTTACAGGCACTGTTAGAAGAAAGGCTCTTGCATTTGAGAACAGAGAATGAAGCTTACATACAAAAACAG GCACAGTTAGAAGAAAGGCTCTTGCATTTGAGAACTGAGAATGAAACTCTCAAACAGAACGAG GAAAAGTTGGAGGAAAGACATGTTCAGTATAAAACAAAGAACGACGTGCTTGTTCATGAAATG TCTAGTACAGAAGTCAAAATGAGAGAATTGCTTGACGAAAGATCTACCTTCTCTCAGAAAGAG GCAAGTCTAGAGAAAAAACTTCAGCAACTTCAACATGATGAAGAATCTTCGACTGCAGCTGCGGAG AAGTCATCCATAGAAATGATTTCGAGCCTGAACAATGAAATTGGAACACTGCGAGCACAG GTAATGAAGTTGGAAGAATCTAGGAGTAATCTTCAGGAGCAGAACAATAGTCTTGTGGAAACTGTGTCCAGTCTTCAAGTCCAGCGTGAAAACCATGACAATAACGTGAAG GGTGCTTCTGAGGAAGAACTAAACTCACAGATTGAAGCAGCTTGTACTCTAGTTGAAAAGCTTATCACTGAAAATGCTGAACTTGTTGAGAAG GTGAACGAGTTGTGCATTCAGCTAAACCAATCGCAGCGTGCTTTTGCTTCACCCCCTGAGAGCCTAGCAATTGAAGTACAGAAGTCTGATGCCTTAGAAGAAATACCCATTCACGACGAGATGATTAGAATTGACGACTCTGGAGACATTGAAACTGCACTGTTGGAGAGAAACTTATCAGAAGAAACAGTGCCGGTTTCTGTGAACCCGAATGGGGAAATAGATGTGGAATCACAGGTTGCAGTAGCTGGAGAAGCAGAAGAAGTAAGTGGTGGTGTGCCTCTGGTGGACGCTCCACTGATCGGTGCGCCGTTCAGGCTCGTCTCATTTGTAGCAAGATACGTGAGTGGTGCAGATTTGGCGGAAAAGAAACAGTTTTTGTAA
- the LOC103857791 gene encoding abnormal long morphology protein 1 isoform X11, which translates to MDDEKKKKRNKKKKNKQNNSKRADGDAIPTEDGNHNGDADIALINQVPDSIELEPSSQQIIINQADEPGVVDYTSPNSEAVLEETIKQLRDEIGSHLQKEAVFEETVRRLETENESHIQKEVQLEKMVADLRTQNEAHIEKEVQLEKTVADLRTQNEAHIEKEVQLEKTVADLRTQNEAHIEKEGLLEERLEHLKTENEAHIQSEALLEERLLHLRTENEAYIQKQAQLEERLLHLRTENETLKQNEEKLEERHVQYKTKNDVLVHEMSSTEVKMRELLDERSTFSQKEASLEKKLQQLQHDEESSTAAAEKSSIEMISSLNNEIGTLRAQVMKLEESRSNLQEQNNSLVETVSSLQVQRENHDNNVKGASEEELNSQIEAACTLVEKLITENAELVEKVNELCIQLNQSQRAFASPPESLAIEVQKSDALEEIPIHDEMIRIDDSGDIETALLERNLSEETVPVSVNPNGEIDVESQVAVAGEAEEVSGGVPLVDAPLIGAPFRLVSFVARYVSGADLAEKKQFL; encoded by the exons ATGgatgatgagaagaagaagaagagaaacaagaagaagaagaacaagcaGAACAATAGCAAACGTGCAGACGGTGACGCTATACCTACCGAGGATGGGAATCATAACGGAGACGCTGACATTGCTCTAATCAACCAAGTCCCTGATTCCATTGAGTTGGAACCATCATCTCAACAGATCATCATCAAT CAGGCAGATGAACCTGGTGTTGTTGACTACACGTCTCCAAATAGCGAG GCGGTTCTGGAAGAAACAATCAAACAGTTACGTGATGAGATTGGGTCCCACCTTCAGAAAGAG GCTGTTTTTGAAGAAACTGTTAGACGCTTGGAAACTGAGAATGAATCTCACATACAGAAAGAG GTACAGTTAGAAAAAATGGTTGCGGATTTGAGAACGCAAAATGAAGCTCACATAGAGAAAGAG GTACAGTTAGAAAAAACGGTTGCGGATTTGAGAACGCAAAATGAAGCTCACATAGAGAAAGAG GTACAGTTAGAAAAAACGGTTGCGGATTTGAGAACGCAAAATGAAGCTCACATAGAGAAAGAG GGACTGTTAGAAGAGAGGCTTGAGCATTTGAAAACAGAAAATGAAGCTCACATTCAAAGTGAG GCACTGTTAGAAGAAAGGCTCTTGCATTTGAGAACAGAGAATGAAGCTTACATACAAAAACAG GCACAGTTAGAAGAAAGGCTCTTGCATTTGAGAACTGAGAATGAAACTCTCAAACAGAACGAG GAAAAGTTGGAGGAAAGACATGTTCAGTATAAAACAAAGAACGACGTGCTTGTTCATGAAATG TCTAGTACAGAAGTCAAAATGAGAGAATTGCTTGACGAAAGATCTACCTTCTCTCAGAAAGAG GCAAGTCTAGAGAAAAAACTTCAGCAACTTCAACATGATGAAGAATCTTCGACTGCAGCTGCGGAG AAGTCATCCATAGAAATGATTTCGAGCCTGAACAATGAAATTGGAACACTGCGAGCACAG GTAATGAAGTTGGAAGAATCTAGGAGTAATCTTCAGGAGCAGAACAATAGTCTTGTGGAAACTGTGTCCAGTCTTCAAGTCCAGCGTGAAAACCATGACAATAACGTGAAG GGTGCTTCTGAGGAAGAACTAAACTCACAGATTGAAGCAGCTTGTACTCTAGTTGAAAAGCTTATCACTGAAAATGCTGAACTTGTTGAGAAG GTGAACGAGTTGTGCATTCAGCTAAACCAATCGCAGCGTGCTTTTGCTTCACCCCCTGAGAGCCTAGCAATTGAAGTACAGAAGTCTGATGCCTTAGAAGAAATACCCATTCACGACGAGATGATTAGAATTGACGACTCTGGAGACATTGAAACTGCACTGTTGGAGAGAAACTTATCAGAAGAAACAGTGCCGGTTTCTGTGAACCCGAATGGGGAAATAGATGTGGAATCACAGGTTGCAGTAGCTGGAGAAGCAGAAGAAGTAAGTGGTGGTGTGCCTCTGGTGGACGCTCCACTGATCGGTGCGCCGTTCAGGCTCGTCTCATTTGTAGCAAGATACGTGAGTGGTGCAGATTTGGCGGAAAAGAAACAGTTTTTGTAA
- the LOC103857791 gene encoding chromosome partition protein Smc isoform X24 — protein sequence MDDEKKKKRNKKKKNKQNNSKRADGDAIPTEDGNHNGDADIALINQVPDSIELEPSSQQIIINQADEPGVVDYTSPNSEAVLEETIKQLRDEIGSHLQKEAVFEETVRRLETENESHIQKEALLEERLEHLRTENEPHIEKEALLEERLLHLRTENEAYIQKQAQLEERLLHLRTENETLKQNEEKLEERHVQYKTKNDVLVHEMSSTEVKMRELLDERSTFSQKEASLEKKLQQLQHDEESSTAAAEKSSIEMISSLNNEIGTLRAQVMKLEESRSNLQEQNNSLVETVSSLQVQRENHDNNVKGASEEELNSQIEAACTLVEKLITENAELVEKVNELCIQLNQSQRAFASPPESLAIEVQKSDALEEIPIHDEMIRIDDSGDIETALLERNLSEETVPVSVNPNGEIDVESQVAVAGEAEEVSGGVPLVDAPLIGAPFRLVSFVARYVSGADLAEKKQFL from the exons ATGgatgatgagaagaagaagaagagaaacaagaagaagaagaacaagcaGAACAATAGCAAACGTGCAGACGGTGACGCTATACCTACCGAGGATGGGAATCATAACGGAGACGCTGACATTGCTCTAATCAACCAAGTCCCTGATTCCATTGAGTTGGAACCATCATCTCAACAGATCATCATCAAT CAGGCAGATGAACCTGGTGTTGTTGACTACACGTCTCCAAATAGCGAG GCGGTTCTGGAAGAAACAATCAAACAGTTACGTGATGAGATTGGGTCCCACCTTCAGAAAGAG GCTGTTTTTGAAGAAACTGTTAGACGCTTGGAAACTGAGAATGAATCTCACATACAGAAAGAG GCACTGTTAGAAGAAAGGCTTGAGCATCTGAGAACAGAAAATGAACCTCACATAGAAAAAGAG GCACTGTTAGAAGAAAGGCTCTTGCATTTGAGAACAGAGAATGAAGCTTACATACAAAAACAG GCACAGTTAGAAGAAAGGCTCTTGCATTTGAGAACTGAGAATGAAACTCTCAAACAGAACGAG GAAAAGTTGGAGGAAAGACATGTTCAGTATAAAACAAAGAACGACGTGCTTGTTCATGAAATG TCTAGTACAGAAGTCAAAATGAGAGAATTGCTTGACGAAAGATCTACCTTCTCTCAGAAAGAG GCAAGTCTAGAGAAAAAACTTCAGCAACTTCAACATGATGAAGAATCTTCGACTGCAGCTGCGGAG AAGTCATCCATAGAAATGATTTCGAGCCTGAACAATGAAATTGGAACACTGCGAGCACAG GTAATGAAGTTGGAAGAATCTAGGAGTAATCTTCAGGAGCAGAACAATAGTCTTGTGGAAACTGTGTCCAGTCTTCAAGTCCAGCGTGAAAACCATGACAATAACGTGAAG GGTGCTTCTGAGGAAGAACTAAACTCACAGATTGAAGCAGCTTGTACTCTAGTTGAAAAGCTTATCACTGAAAATGCTGAACTTGTTGAGAAG GTGAACGAGTTGTGCATTCAGCTAAACCAATCGCAGCGTGCTTTTGCTTCACCCCCTGAGAGCCTAGCAATTGAAGTACAGAAGTCTGATGCCTTAGAAGAAATACCCATTCACGACGAGATGATTAGAATTGACGACTCTGGAGACATTGAAACTGCACTGTTGGAGAGAAACTTATCAGAAGAAACAGTGCCGGTTTCTGTGAACCCGAATGGGGAAATAGATGTGGAATCACAGGTTGCAGTAGCTGGAGAAGCAGAAGAAGTAAGTGGTGGTGTGCCTCTGGTGGACGCTCCACTGATCGGTGCGCCGTTCAGGCTCGTCTCATTTGTAGCAAGATACGTGAGTGGTGCAGATTTGGCGGAAAAGAAACAGTTTTTGTAA
- the LOC103857791 gene encoding myosin-9 isoform X5, with product MDDEKKKKRNKKKKNKQNNSKRADGDAIPTEDGNHNGDADIALINQVPDSIELEPSSQQIIINQADEPGVVDYTSPNSEAVLEETIKQLRDEIGSHLQKEAVFEETVRRLETENESHIQKEALLEERLEHLRTESEAHIQKQALLEERLEHLRTENEPHIEKEVQLEKMVADLRTQNEAHIEKEVQLEKTVADLRTQNEAHIEKEGLLEERLEHLKTENEAHIQSEALLEERLLHLRTENEAYIQKQAQLEERLLHLRTENETLKQNEEKLEERHVQYKTKNDVLVHEMSSTEVKMRELLDERSTFSQKEASLEKKLQQLQHDEESSTAAAEKSSIEMISSLNNEIGTLRAQVMKLEESRSNLQEQNNSLVETVSSLQVQRENHDNNVKGASEEELNSQIEAACTLVEKLITENAELVEKVNELCIQLNQSQRAFASPPESLAIEVQKSDALEEIPIHDEMIRIDDSGDIETALLERNLSEETVPVSVNPNGEIDVESQVAVAGEAEEVSGGVPLVDAPLIGAPFRLVSFVARYVSGADLAEKKQFL from the exons ATGgatgatgagaagaagaagaagagaaacaagaagaagaagaacaagcaGAACAATAGCAAACGTGCAGACGGTGACGCTATACCTACCGAGGATGGGAATCATAACGGAGACGCTGACATTGCTCTAATCAACCAAGTCCCTGATTCCATTGAGTTGGAACCATCATCTCAACAGATCATCATCAAT CAGGCAGATGAACCTGGTGTTGTTGACTACACGTCTCCAAATAGCGAG GCGGTTCTGGAAGAAACAATCAAACAGTTACGTGATGAGATTGGGTCCCACCTTCAGAAAGAG GCTGTTTTTGAAGAAACTGTTAGACGCTTGGAAACTGAGAATGAATCTCACATACAGAAAGAG GCACTGTTGGAAGAAAGGCTTGAGCATTTAAGAACAGAAAGTGAAGCTCATATACAGAAGCAG GCACTGTTAGAAGAAAGGCTTGAGCATCTGAGAACAGAAAATGAACCTCACATAGAAAAAGAG GTACAGTTAGAAAAAATGGTTGCGGATTTGAGAACGCAAAATGAAGCTCACATAGAGAAAGAG GTACAGTTAGAAAAAACGGTTGCGGATTTGAGAACGCAAAATGAAGCTCACATAGAGAAAGAG GGACTGTTAGAAGAGAGGCTTGAGCATTTGAAAACAGAAAATGAAGCTCACATTCAAAGTGAG GCACTGTTAGAAGAAAGGCTCTTGCATTTGAGAACAGAGAATGAAGCTTACATACAAAAACAG GCACAGTTAGAAGAAAGGCTCTTGCATTTGAGAACTGAGAATGAAACTCTCAAACAGAACGAG GAAAAGTTGGAGGAAAGACATGTTCAGTATAAAACAAAGAACGACGTGCTTGTTCATGAAATG TCTAGTACAGAAGTCAAAATGAGAGAATTGCTTGACGAAAGATCTACCTTCTCTCAGAAAGAG GCAAGTCTAGAGAAAAAACTTCAGCAACTTCAACATGATGAAGAATCTTCGACTGCAGCTGCGGAG AAGTCATCCATAGAAATGATTTCGAGCCTGAACAATGAAATTGGAACACTGCGAGCACAG GTAATGAAGTTGGAAGAATCTAGGAGTAATCTTCAGGAGCAGAACAATAGTCTTGTGGAAACTGTGTCCAGTCTTCAAGTCCAGCGTGAAAACCATGACAATAACGTGAAG GGTGCTTCTGAGGAAGAACTAAACTCACAGATTGAAGCAGCTTGTACTCTAGTTGAAAAGCTTATCACTGAAAATGCTGAACTTGTTGAGAAG GTGAACGAGTTGTGCATTCAGCTAAACCAATCGCAGCGTGCTTTTGCTTCACCCCCTGAGAGCCTAGCAATTGAAGTACAGAAGTCTGATGCCTTAGAAGAAATACCCATTCACGACGAGATGATTAGAATTGACGACTCTGGAGACATTGAAACTGCACTGTTGGAGAGAAACTTATCAGAAGAAACAGTGCCGGTTTCTGTGAACCCGAATGGGGAAATAGATGTGGAATCACAGGTTGCAGTAGCTGGAGAAGCAGAAGAAGTAAGTGGTGGTGTGCCTCTGGTGGACGCTCCACTGATCGGTGCGCCGTTCAGGCTCGTCTCATTTGTAGCAAGATACGTGAGTGGTGCAGATTTGGCGGAAAAGAAACAGTTTTTGTAA
- the LOC103857791 gene encoding chromosome partition protein Smc isoform X22: MDDEKKKKRNKKKKNKQNNSKRADGDAIPTEDGNHNGDADIALINQVPDSIELEPSSQQIIINQADEPGVVDYTSPNSEAVLEETIKQLRDEIGSHLQKEAVFEETVRRLETENESHIQKEALLEERLEHLRTENEAHIEKEGLLEERLEHLKTENEAHIQSEALLEERLLHLRTENEAYIQKQAQLEERLLHLRTENETLKQNEEKLEERHVQYKTKNDVLVHEMSSTEVKMRELLDERSTFSQKEASLEKKLQQLQHDEESSTAAAEKSSIEMISSLNNEIGTLRAQVMKLEESRSNLQEQNNSLVETVSSLQVQRENHDNNVKGASEEELNSQIEAACTLVEKLITENAELVEKVNELCIQLNQSQRAFASPPESLAIEVQKSDALEEIPIHDEMIRIDDSGDIETALLERNLSEETVPVSVNPNGEIDVESQVAVAGEAEEVSGGVPLVDAPLIGAPFRLVSFVARYVSGADLAEKKQFL, encoded by the exons ATGgatgatgagaagaagaagaagagaaacaagaagaagaagaacaagcaGAACAATAGCAAACGTGCAGACGGTGACGCTATACCTACCGAGGATGGGAATCATAACGGAGACGCTGACATTGCTCTAATCAACCAAGTCCCTGATTCCATTGAGTTGGAACCATCATCTCAACAGATCATCATCAAT CAGGCAGATGAACCTGGTGTTGTTGACTACACGTCTCCAAATAGCGAG GCGGTTCTGGAAGAAACAATCAAACAGTTACGTGATGAGATTGGGTCCCACCTTCAGAAAGAG GCTGTTTTTGAAGAAACTGTTAGACGCTTGGAAACTGAGAATGAATCTCACATACAGAAAGAG GCACTGTTAGAAGAAAGGCTTGAGCATCTGAGAACAGAAA ATGAAGCTCACATAGAGAAAGAG GGACTGTTAGAAGAGAGGCTTGAGCATTTGAAAACAGAAAATGAAGCTCACATTCAAAGTGAG GCACTGTTAGAAGAAAGGCTCTTGCATTTGAGAACAGAGAATGAAGCTTACATACAAAAACAG GCACAGTTAGAAGAAAGGCTCTTGCATTTGAGAACTGAGAATGAAACTCTCAAACAGAACGAG GAAAAGTTGGAGGAAAGACATGTTCAGTATAAAACAAAGAACGACGTGCTTGTTCATGAAATG TCTAGTACAGAAGTCAAAATGAGAGAATTGCTTGACGAAAGATCTACCTTCTCTCAGAAAGAG GCAAGTCTAGAGAAAAAACTTCAGCAACTTCAACATGATGAAGAATCTTCGACTGCAGCTGCGGAG AAGTCATCCATAGAAATGATTTCGAGCCTGAACAATGAAATTGGAACACTGCGAGCACAG GTAATGAAGTTGGAAGAATCTAGGAGTAATCTTCAGGAGCAGAACAATAGTCTTGTGGAAACTGTGTCCAGTCTTCAAGTCCAGCGTGAAAACCATGACAATAACGTGAAG GGTGCTTCTGAGGAAGAACTAAACTCACAGATTGAAGCAGCTTGTACTCTAGTTGAAAAGCTTATCACTGAAAATGCTGAACTTGTTGAGAAG GTGAACGAGTTGTGCATTCAGCTAAACCAATCGCAGCGTGCTTTTGCTTCACCCCCTGAGAGCCTAGCAATTGAAGTACAGAAGTCTGATGCCTTAGAAGAAATACCCATTCACGACGAGATGATTAGAATTGACGACTCTGGAGACATTGAAACTGCACTGTTGGAGAGAAACTTATCAGAAGAAACAGTGCCGGTTTCTGTGAACCCGAATGGGGAAATAGATGTGGAATCACAGGTTGCAGTAGCTGGAGAAGCAGAAGAAGTAAGTGGTGGTGTGCCTCTGGTGGACGCTCCACTGATCGGTGCGCCGTTCAGGCTCGTCTCATTTGTAGCAAGATACGTGAGTGGTGCAGATTTGGCGGAAAAGAAACAGTTTTTGTAA